Genomic DNA from Plasmodium yoelii strain 17X genome assembly, chromosome: 3:
aatgtttttaaatCTTTTCCTAGTGTGAAAAGTTCGAGGATGTATGGGAGGTTTTTCCCGAAGAATTGACCAGTGATAAAAATtatcaattaaaaaaaggaaatttcTTAGAAAGTTATTGTTATAATGATGGATGTGAAGGTAatctcgataaaattaatgccggatttttttatttgcttaATAAATTCTTTGGCAGTTCTGGGCCATCGTATTATGcggaaaataatataaatgttgtTGATTATACTATtctatggttaagttatatgttaaccCTAAAggaaaatgaatttaaaaatagtatacaacatttttataccacatttataaataataatgcaaaatataaaagtacTGTAGAAAATGTTAAAGGTTGTAGTACTTTTAAGGATATTATAGATAAAAGACACAATTTGATGAATAAGGACAtggataaaaatatgatatctACATTgcatgatgcatttaaattattatgtaaaatGTATACTGATTTTGATGAAGACACGTCAAATTGCAAAAAATGCTCGGAAAAAGCTAATGAttttgttgaaaaatataaaaacctTAAGAATTATTATAGTATTCCTGGAAACgattcatataataaaatgttgtctactttatcaactgattataataaattaaaagataaatGTAACGATACTTTAAGCTTTCCATCTATAGAAACAATACAAAGTTCTGAACAAAAATCTGGATTCATTTCTGAAGTtgcatcatcaagttcgtcgataacaaataaattaatttcagttttatcgatatttggtgtaATAGGATTtcttttaggaatttcttataaggtaaataataaggaattaaaaaattattttcattaaatatatcgaaaggttaacaaaaaaatcatatgtttcttaacattttatattagtattcgttatttggatttcggaaacgatttcaaaaacaaaaattaagagaaaaactaaaaaatataaagaagaaaatgaatcattaatatattattcaaagaaagtgactatttcaggaatagtaataatgatttatatattttaataaactgtctattgggaagtaatttttgcataattttatatagcttttatgttgtggaacacatattcgggttaggactaagtattatatctttatttaattttttataatttgaacaataattaaatatatgtactataCTCGTATTTTTAATCACAAGATGAAATCAAAAGTCCGAATATGCAACCAAGAAGGGGCATAAGGTAATATGTAATGAATTGCGCAACAtgttttataagttataatatatataattgggtgttcatgccgatttaatatgattaaaataaaatgtctatattgtatgtattaatatagatgttGACTATATGTGAAGTCCCATTATGcaatatcataattgcctattatataaaacttgttaatcagggattatattgaattatgcatatcataatatgtttctttatttgaaatattttatttagtaaaacttattatttgtgacatattgattttaatttaaatcatgttatccaactgaactgtaataatagatattcataaaatatagatgcatgaaatatcgatcgagaatcgaaaatacaacgttatctataaaatgcattttatgcatctaacatttttagtaatacataaaaaatgtactatagatatattgtaataaatttataaattataaatatatataataatcatttttttcatttcaataatttgcatttatattaatgttctaatttatattgatagaaatagttatatatatattaatttaattatcataaggtataataatagattaatcactattaatttttaaattttatagttgaggtataaatatattatatttaaaatttaaaaaaataaaatataagtatattaataaaatttaatgttatagttctagtaattataaataatatgataaatataatatgttattattatatgcttatatatataatttaataaaatgctctatcaataactaatattgaaatattattttattgtgaaaccttcatataataaacattaatattatcgaaaagacaaataataatgcattataatgatataatttttatatatttgttaaagatccacttcgggatatgtggttttatattataaaaatttggattcatggagaaaattataacgattcaattcatgttaactgtcattttattattccatattaactcttattatattattagtttttaTTGAATACTCATTTTTTAATCTAAAACATTACGTtaccatataattaataaaatatagaaattttaataaattatttgaatgtacatacattgataactatatcaataaatatataagataagaATGACAATGCATAGTATTTAggaaatatttatctaaatatatatattaaaatgacaaatatatcttatctctcttcTCTTAAAGGGTAATttaacaacctaattaaacatagttttctattatactttaaaatattattaatatatatttatatgttaatatttactaagcaatattttaaaaataatatgcattcatagacttatttaagcttataggtacgggttcagtgctaattgttcttttaaataatggataatatgcataaaatagTTTATAAAATTGCACAATAAGATATAAttctaaattgaagtatataggaataaaaatatagttatcgaactcattaaaatggattatgaatttatctaaattcattaaaaacaatataaatttatataatttgcatagagaTGTAAGTAGcataacttaatttgaaaacattataattttaataaagcattgtatatagtattagaagcaaatatataaaagtttaatatattaatggattatagtaataatataatttttaattttttatattgtgcAGTATTTGAGTTTTATGACGTTGTTtgtgttctatattaaagcatatgtatatattttttaaattcattataaaagtatattaatttttataataaagtt
This window encodes:
- a CDS encoding PIR protein, with the protein product MDKNLCEKFEDVWEVFPEELTSDKNYQLKKGNFLESYCYNDGCEGNLDKINAGFFYLLNKFFGSSGPSYYAENNINVVDYTILWLSYMLTLKENEFKNSIQHFYTTFINNNAKYKSTVENVKGCSTFKDIIDKRHNLMNKDMDKNMISTLHDAFKLLCKMYTDFDEDTSNCKKCSEKANDFVEKYKNLKNYYSIPGNDSYNKMLSTLSTDYNKLKDKCNDTLSFPSIETIQSSEQKSGFISEVASSSSSITNKLISVLSIFGVIGFLLGISYKYSLFGFRKRFQKQKLREKLKNIKKKMNH